The Streptomyces sp. NBC_01689 genome includes a window with the following:
- a CDS encoding SCO2400 family protein, with the protein MDYCDPCRRHLNGALACPGCGTSAEQLRPSADRTRIRPEPDAGANPHDSDDGYGSDRTNDPTNDHEHAYAEAGDEHADDAEDAYGAEDDDGDADDDGAEGGRRGRRSGGRGRRGPAAGGASRRDRKAAAHRRRRRRVLFSVAGLVLAGGGLSLAELGVDAPGVAPHAASADASADGGSGASAERSARPGGGAGASGSGAPSAKGSPSASASPSASASASASSKEDADPDGKDTKGSASAGAGGGASASVPASSVPTRAQTTPPAAPTSAPATPAPSPSHTCNRFLWWCT; encoded by the coding sequence ATGGACTACTGCGACCCGTGCCGAAGGCACCTCAACGGCGCCCTTGCCTGCCCGGGGTGCGGCACCTCAGCCGAACAGCTCCGCCCGTCCGCGGACCGTACGCGGATCCGTCCGGAACCGGACGCGGGTGCGAACCCGCACGACTCGGACGACGGATACGGAAGCGACCGTACGAACGACCCCACGAACGACCACGAGCACGCGTACGCAGAAGCGGGCGACGAGCACGCGGACGACGCCGAGGACGCCTACGGCGCCGAGGACGACGACGGCGACGCGGACGACGACGGGGCCGAGGGAGGCCGCCGGGGCCGCCGGTCCGGCGGGCGGGGACGGCGCGGGCCCGCCGCGGGCGGCGCGAGCCGGCGCGACCGCAAGGCCGCCGCGCACCGCAGGCGCCGCCGCAGGGTGCTCTTCTCCGTGGCCGGGCTGGTGCTCGCCGGGGGCGGTCTGAGCCTCGCCGAACTCGGTGTCGACGCGCCCGGAGTGGCTCCGCACGCGGCGAGCGCGGACGCTTCCGCCGACGGGGGCTCAGGCGCCTCCGCGGAGCGTTCGGCGCGGCCGGGGGGTGGCGCCGGGGCGTCCGGGAGCGGGGCTCCGTCCGCGAAGGGCTCACCGAGTGCCTCGGCCTCGCCCTCCGCGTCCGCGTCAGCCTCCGCGTCCTCGAAGGAGGACGCGGACCCGGACGGGAAGGACACGAAGGGGTCCGCGTCGGCCGGGGCGGGGGGCGGGGCGTCGGCGTCCGTTCCCGCGTCCTCCGTGCCGACCCGGGCGCAGACGACTCCGCCGGCCGCGCCCACGTCGGCGCCGGCGACTCCGGCGCCTTCTCCTTCGCACACGTGCAATCGCTTCTTGTGGTGGTGCACGTAG
- a CDS encoding MarR family winged helix-turn-helix transcriptional regulator: MVTQKTPRIDPLTLEVVDLIGTVVSRYHEEYEDAAAEHALTGAQARLLGLLSLEPLPMRRLAQKLKCEPSNVTGIVDRLEARGLVERRPDPSDRRVKLAAATEEGVRVARSLRESLRFAREPLAGLSREERVSLRDLLQRMLTP; the protein is encoded by the coding sequence ATGGTCACCCAGAAGACGCCCCGGATCGACCCTCTCACCCTGGAGGTCGTCGACCTCATCGGTACGGTCGTGTCCCGGTACCACGAGGAGTACGAGGACGCCGCCGCCGAGCACGCCCTCACCGGGGCGCAGGCGCGGCTGCTCGGTCTGCTGTCCCTGGAGCCGCTGCCGATGCGGAGGCTGGCACAGAAGCTGAAGTGCGAGCCGTCGAACGTGACGGGGATCGTCGACCGGCTGGAGGCGCGGGGGCTGGTGGAGCGGCGGCCGGATCCCTCCGACCGCCGGGTCAAGCTGGCGGCGGCGACCGAGGAGGGGGTGCGGGTGGCGCGTTCCCTGCGGGAGTCGCTGCGGTTCGCCCGGGAGCCGCTCGCGGGGTTGTCGCGTGAGGAGCGGGTGTCTTTGCGGGATCTGCTCCAGCGCATGCTGACGCCGTAA
- a CDS encoding NADP-dependent oxidoreductase: protein MTDTQLPSVSREWHLTARPVGWPKPEDFALVEAEVPQPGEGQVLVRNKYVSVDPYMRGRMSAAKSYAAPYELGKAMQGGAVGEVVASRAEGIEAGDHVLHFLGWREYAVVDAKQAVKVDPEAAPLSTYLGVLGMTGLTAYAGLLRVASFKEGDSVFVSGAAGAVGSQVGQIARLKGASRVIGSAGSDEKVKLLVEEYGFDAAFNYKNGPVAEQLREAAPDGVDVYFDNVGGDHLEAAIGRLNRDGRIAVCGMISVYNNTEPAPGPKNLARLIQTRGRIQGFLVGDHYDLQQEFVREVGAWVRSGELKYSETVVEGVENNLEAFFGVLRGDNVGKMIVKL from the coding sequence ATGACCGACACCCAGCTCCCCTCCGTCAGCCGCGAATGGCACCTGACCGCCCGCCCGGTCGGCTGGCCGAAGCCCGAGGACTTCGCCCTGGTCGAGGCGGAGGTCCCGCAGCCCGGGGAGGGTCAGGTCCTCGTACGCAACAAGTACGTCTCCGTCGACCCGTACATGCGCGGCCGGATGAGCGCCGCGAAGTCGTACGCCGCTCCCTACGAGCTGGGCAAGGCGATGCAGGGCGGTGCGGTCGGTGAGGTCGTCGCCTCCCGTGCCGAGGGGATCGAGGCCGGTGACCACGTCCTGCACTTCCTCGGCTGGCGCGAGTACGCCGTCGTGGACGCCAAGCAGGCCGTCAAGGTCGACCCGGAGGCCGCGCCGCTCTCCACGTACCTCGGTGTCCTCGGCATGACCGGCCTCACCGCCTACGCGGGCCTCCTGCGCGTCGCCTCCTTCAAGGAGGGCGACTCCGTCTTCGTGTCGGGCGCGGCCGGCGCGGTCGGCAGCCAGGTCGGGCAGATCGCCAGGCTCAAGGGCGCCTCGCGGGTCATCGGGTCCGCGGGCTCGGACGAGAAGGTCAAGCTGCTCGTCGAGGAGTACGGCTTCGACGCCGCGTTCAACTACAAGAACGGCCCGGTGGCCGAGCAGCTGCGCGAGGCCGCTCCCGACGGCGTCGACGTCTACTTCGACAACGTCGGCGGTGACCACCTGGAGGCCGCCATCGGCCGGCTGAACCGGGACGGCCGCATCGCGGTCTGCGGCATGATCTCCGTCTACAACAACACCGAGCCCGCCCCTGGTCCGAAGAACCTCGCCCGGCTCATCCAGACCCGCGGCCGCATCCAGGGCTTCCTGGTCGGCGACCACTACGACCTGCAGCAGGAGTTCGTCCGGGAGGTCGGTGCCTGGGTCCGCTCCGGCGAGCTCAAGTACAGCGAGACCGTCGTCGAGGGTGTCGAGAACAACCTGGAGGCGTTCTTCGGCGTCCTGCGCGGCGACAACGTCGGAAAGATGATCGTCAAGCTCTGA